TGCCCAGGCAATCGGCGCCGGTGTCGCCGCCGCCGATGATGATGACGTGCTTGCCCTCGGCCGTGATCGGCGGCGGTCCGTCTAAATCCCCCGCCGCGAACCGGTTGCCCCACGGCAGGTACTCCATCGCCTGGTGGATACCGTCCAGGTCACGGCCCGGGACCGGCAGATCGCGCCAGGCGGTGGCGCCGCCGGCCAGCACAACGGCATTGAAGTCGGACAGTAACTGCTCGGCGGTGAGGTCCACCCCGACGTTGACGCTCGTCCGGAATTCGGTGCCCTCGGCGGCCATCTGCTCGAGCCGTCGGTCCAGGACTCGCTTCTCCATCTTGAACTCAGGGATGCCGTAACGCAGCAAACCGCCGATGCGGTCCTCACGCTCGAACACAGTGACCTTGTGCCCGGCTCGCGTGAGTTGTTGTGCCGCAGCCAGACCGGCCGGGCCGGACCCCACCACGGCAACGGACTTGCCGGTCTCGCAGTGCGGCACCACTGGTTCAACCCAGCCCTCGTCGAAGGCCCGGTCGATGATCTCCAGCTCGATCTGCTTGATCGTCACGGGATCCTGGTTGATGCCCAGCACGCAAGCCGGCTCGCACGGCGCCGGACAGAGCCGGCCGGTGAAGTCCGGGAAGTTGTTCGTCGCGTGCAACCGCTCGATCGCGGCGCGGAACTGGCCGCGTCGCACCAGGTCATTCCACTCGGGGATCAGGTTGCCCAACGGACAGCCGTTGTGGCAGAACGGAATTCCACAATCCATGCAGCGGGTGGCCTGTTCCCGCAGCGTCTCGGTCTCGAATTCCTCGTAGACCTCATTCCAGTCCTTTAAGCGCAGCGGAACGGGCCGCCGCTTGGGCAGCTCGCGGTGCGTGTACTTCAGGAAGCCAGTCGGGTCAGCCATGAGCAGCCGCCATGATCGCCTTGTCGACATCGGTGCCGTTGCGTTCAGCCTCGGCTATCGCCTCGAGCACCTTGCGGTAGTCCCGGGGCATCACCTTCA
The nucleotide sequence above comes from Mycobacterium vicinigordonae. Encoded proteins:
- a CDS encoding glutamate synthase subunit beta; its protein translation is MADPTGFLKYTHRELPKRRPVPLRLKDWNEVYEEFETETLREQATRCMDCGIPFCHNGCPLGNLIPEWNDLVRRGQFRAAIERLHATNNFPDFTGRLCPAPCEPACVLGINQDPVTIKQIELEIIDRAFDEGWVEPVVPHCETGKSVAVVGSGPAGLAAAQQLTRAGHKVTVFEREDRIGGLLRYGIPEFKMEKRVLDRRLEQMAAEGTEFRTSVNVGVDLTAEQLLSDFNAVVLAGGATAWRDLPVPGRDLDGIHQAMEYLPWGNRFAAGDLDGPPPITAEGKHVIIIGGGDTGADCLGTAHRQGAASIHQFEIMPRPPETRADSTPWPTYPLMYRVSSAHEEGGERVFSVNTEQFTGEDGHVTALKAHEVTMQDGKFVKVEGSDFELAADLVLLAMGFVGPEKAGLLTDLGVKLTERGNVARGDDFDTSVPGVFVAGDMGRGQSLIVWAIAEGRAAAAGVDRFLMGSTALPAPIKPTAAPLT